A genomic segment from Dasypus novemcinctus isolate mDasNov1 chromosome X, mDasNov1.1.hap2, whole genome shotgun sequence encodes:
- the DUSP21 gene encoding dual specificity protein phosphatase 21, which yields MTETPNPHGLQFAQSSVHGLSQITGSLFISNGAAANNKLMLSNNHITTVINASVEMVNTFYENIQYVQVPVADTPSSCLYDFFDPIADHIHSVEMRQGRTLLHCVAGVSRSAALCLAYLMKYHAMSLLDAHTWTKACRPVIRPNNGFWEQLIHYELKLFNKNTVHMINSRMGVIPDIYEKDVHLEIPV from the coding sequence ATGACAGAAACCCCAAATCCCCACGGACTTCAGTTCGCTCAGTCCTCTGTCCATGGCCTCTCACAGATCACCGGCAGCCTATTTATCAGTAATGGTGCGGCAGCGAATAACAAGCTCATGCTGTCCAACAACCACATCACCACGGTCATTAATGCCTCCGTGGAGATGGTGAACACCTTCTATGAAAACATCCAATATGTACAGGTGCCGGTGGCCGACACACCCAGCTCGTGCCTCTACGATTTCTTTGACCCTATTGCTGACCACATCCACAGTGTGGAGATGAGGCAAGGCCGCACGCTGCTGCACTGCGTTGCTGGTGTGAGCCGCTCCGCCGCCCTCTGCCTGGCCTATCTCATGAAGTACCATGCCATGTCCCTGCTGGACGCACACACTTGGACAAAGGCTTGCCGACCCGTCATCCGACCCAATAACGGCTTCTGGGAACAGCTGATCCATTATGAACTCAAATTGTTTAACAAGAACACCGTGCACATGATCAACTCCCGGATGGGTGTGATCCCTGACATTTATGAGAAAGACGTCCATTTAGAGATTCCCGTGTGA